In the genome of bacterium, the window GTAACTATGATGCTACCCAGAGTAAGGATATTGTAAAGGAATTTAAAGAAATTGAATTTGAGAAAATAAATCCATACACTGCTGAGTGTGAATATTTTGCAGACTGTATCTTAAGAGGAAAAAAACCTGAAATAAATAACTGGGAAAACGCCCTTCACATACTTAAAGTTACAGAAAAGGCATATCAATCATACAAAAAGAAAAAAATTATGAAAGTTTGAATAAATGTTACAGATTATATGAATTTGTAAATAATTAATCAACCACAGGTATAAAACACTGGAATTTGAAAAATTCCAAGTGTTTTTTCTGGCGTTTTTTGCCCAGAATAGATAAAAACACCTTAAGTCCCCCTCAAAGATTGAGGGGGTGCTGGTGCGACGAATAAGGAGCACCGATTAGCACGGGTGGCGAGATGGTGAGCCACCATTTTGGGAGTTGATACCTCTTGGGGATTTTAAAGGGGTTTAAACCCCTTTAAGAAAATAGTGTAGTTGACAGTAAAAGCAAAATATAACAAAATAAAAAAGTAAATGGGGTTTAGTAAATATTTACATAAATTTTGACTTTTCTAAATTTTTGTGATAAAATATTTAGTTCACTTTTAAAACAAAAATTAGACAATATTAAATCATAGTTTAAATTAAAAGGAGGAAAAAGATGGCAAAAACAAAAAAGAAAAAATATATTTATTTTTTTGGAGAGGGAAAAGCAGAAGGTAAAGGAGATATGAAGGATTTACTGGGAGGAAAGGGTGCAGGACTTGCTGAAATGACAAACGCGGGGATTCCTGTACCTCCTGGTTTTACCATTACAACTGAAATGTGCAAATATTACTATCAACACAATGAAAAACTTCCTGAGGACTTTGATGAAGAACTTAAAAAATACTTAAAAAAACTTGAAAAGGTTACAGGTAAAAAATTTGGAGATACTAAAAATCCGCTTTTGGTTTCTGTAAGGTCCGGTGCTAAATTTTCAATGCCTGGTATGATGGATACAATTTTAAATCTTGGGCTTAATGATGAAGCAGTTAAAGGACTTGCTGAAAGTACAGGAAACGAAAGGTTTGCCTATGATGCCTACAGAAGATTTATCCAGATGTTTGGAAATGTTGTTATGGGCATAGATAAAAATGAGTTTGAAAAAATACTTGAAGAAAAAAAAGAGGAAAAAGGTGTACATTATGATTCGGAACTTAATGCAGAGGATTTGAAAGAAATTGTTGAAAAATATAAAAAAATTTATAGAGAAAAAACAGGAAAAGATTTTCCTCAGGACCCTATGGAACAATTGAAAATGGCTATAAATGCTGTTTTTAAATCTTGGAATAATCCCAGAGCAATAACTTACAGAAAACTAAATAAAATTCCGGACGACCTCGGAACCGCAGTAAATATAGTAACTATGGTTTTTGGAAATATGGGCAATGATTCAGGAACAGGTGTGGGATTTACAAGGAATCCATCAACAGGAGAAAAAGAGTTTTACGGTGAATATTTAACAAATGCGCAGGGAGAAGATGTTGTTGCTGGTATAAGAACTCCAAAACCAATAAGTGAACTTGAAAAAGAAATGCCTGAAGTATATAAACAACTTAGAGAAATTACTGATAGATTGGAAAAACATTATAGAGATGTCCAGGATTTTGAGTTTACTATTGAAAGAGGGAAATTATATATGCTTCAGACAAGAACAGGAAAAAGAACACCCCTTGCAGCGGTTAAAATTGCGGTTGATATGGTAAAAGAGGGATTGATAACAAAAGAAGAGGCAATAATGAGGGTAGAACCATCTCAAATTGACCAATTACTTCATCCTATAATTGACCCAAAAGCAAAGGTGGAACCTGTAGCAAAAGGACTTCCCGCATCCCCTGGAGCTGCAAGTGGAAAAATCGTATTTACAGCAGATAAGGCAGAAGAAATTGGAAAAACAGAACCAGTAATACTTGTAAGAGAAGAAACAAGTCCTGATGATATACATGGTATGGCAACTGCAAAAGGAATTTTAACAAGTAGAGGAGGAATGACTTCTCATGCAGCAGTAGTTGCAAGAGGAATGGGAAAACCCTGTGTAGTTGGATGTGGAGCTATACAAATTGATGAAAATAAAGGAGTTATGATTATAAGCGGAAAAGAAGTTAAAGAATATGATTGGATTACTATAGATGGAGGAACTGGAAATGTTATGATAGGCAAAGTTCCTACGATAGAAGCAGGTATAACTGGAGAATTTAAAACAATAATGGAATGGGCGGATGAAATAAGAAAATTAGGTATTAGAGCAAATGCAGATATACCAAGAGATGCAAAAAAAGCCAGAGAATTTGGAGCAGAGGGAATAGGCCTTTGCAGAACAGAACATATGTTTTTTGCACCTGAAAGATTACCCTATGTTGTAGAAATGATTATGGCAGAAACAGAAGAAAATAGAAGAAAAGCACTTGATAAACTTTTACCATTTCAAAAAGAAGATTTTATTGGGTTATTTAGAGAAATGGAAGGTTATCCTGTAATTATAAGAACTCTTGACCCACCTTTACATGAATTTTTACCAAAAAGAGAAGAACTTATGGTAGAAATTGCTTTAATGAAAGAAAGAAAAGAGGACCCTGAAAAAATAAAAGAGAAAGAAAAAATACTTAAAAGAGTTGAACAATTTCATGAATTCAATCCAATGCTTGGTCACAGAGGTTGTAGATTAGGAATAACATATCCAGAAATCACAGAAATGCAGGCAAGAGCAATTATGGAGGCAGCATGTGAACTTGCCAAAGAAGGAAAAACAGTAATTCCTGAAATAATGATACCACTTGTAGGAAATGTAGAAGAACTTAAGCATCAAAAGGAAATAGTCGTGAGAGTTGCAGAAGAAGTAATGAAAAAATATGGAGTAAAAATAAAATATATGGTTGGTACAATGATAGAAGTCCCACGTGCTGCTTTAACTGCCGATGAAATTGCAAAAGAAGCAGATTTCTTTTCTTTCGGAACAAATGATTTAACCCAGATGACCCTTGGATTCAGTAGAGATGATGTTGGAAAATTTTTATTCTATTATCTTGAAAAGAAAATTTTAAAAGATGACCCATTTATGACGCTTGATCAAATAGGTGTAGGACAACTTGTTAAAATCGGAATAGAAAAGGGGAGAAAAACAAATTCTAAACTTGAAGTTGGAATATGCGGAGAACATGGAGGAGACCCTGAAAGTGTAAAATTCTGTCATAGGGTTGGTATGAATTATGTATCCTGTTCTCCTTATAGAATACCTGTTGCAAAACTTGCAGCAGCACAGGCAGTAGTTGAAGAAAAATTAAAAATTGAATATACAAGCAAGTAAATAAATAGAAAGCATTACATCTTCTGTGAGATAAAGAAGAAAATAAAAAGGATGAGATTACTTGTTTTTAATTGTGGAAGTTCATCTTTAACTTTTAAAATTCTTGAAACCGATGGAAAAATTTATAATGTTTTCCTTTATGGTAAAGCACACAGAGTAGGGGTTAAAGGAATCGAGGAATCTTTTATTGAAATTTCTTACAAGGATAAATGCGAAAAAATTGTAACCTCTTTAAGAAATCATAAAGAATCAGCAGAAATAGTAATAGATTTTTTAATAAAAAATTCAATTAAACCGGATGGGATAGGGCATAGATTTGTCCATGGAGGGGATTATTTTAAAGGAAATACTTTAATAGATGAAAAAAACATTGATACTTTAAGAAAATGTTTACCTTTGGCTCCTATCCATAATTCAATTTCCTTGAGTGTCATTGAAGTTTGCAGAAGGAAATATCCTGATGTACGGGAATTTGTAGTTTTTGATAATTTTTTTCACAAAACAATACCCGAAATACATTCAAGATATCTATTACCAAAAAATCTTATAGAAAAATTTGGTTTCAAAAAATATGGATTTCATGGCTTATCCTATTATTATGTAACAAAAAAAATCTATGAAATTCTAAACCTGGATATTGAAAAAGATGAATTAAAAGTTGTTGCATGCCATCTTGGAACAGGAGGTTCAAGTGTCTGTGCAATTAAAAATGGGAAATCCATTGATACTTCCATGGGTTATTCACCAAATTCCGGTTTGATGATGAGTACCCGAACAGGAGATATTGATCCTATGTTGTTATTCTATATTATGTACTTATACAGAATAAACGTAGAGGAACTCATAGATCTGATTAATAAAAAGAGTGGAATTCTTGGTATATCTGGTTTTTCAAGTGATTTGAGGGATGTAATAAATGCCATTTTAAAAGAGAAAAAAGAAAATGCCAAACTTGCTTTTGAGATGTATACATACAGATTGAAAAAATATGTAAGCAGTTATATATTTTTATTGAAAGGTATAGATGTTCTTATTTTTACAGATGATATAGGTGTTAAAAATCCTCTTGTAAGGGAAAAAATATGTGAAAACATGGATTGGGCTGGAATAGTAATTGATAAAGAAAAAAATAAAAATATAAATGAAAAAGAGATAAATTTTATTCATAAAGAAGAATCAAAAGTTAAAATTGCAGTAATTCCTACGGATGAAGAGATTGTAATAGCATGGGAGGGTTATAAATTAATAAAGGAGATAATTAAATGATTGTGTTTTTCAGTAATAAATTTCCAGAAATTGAAATCATTGAATTTACCAAAAATCATCATAGAAAAAGATATGCAGAAAAAAAAGATTATTTGCTAAAACTTTATAAAAAAAAGAATGTTGAAATTTTTATCTACAACTTTGAATTTACGGGGGATATTATTAAGGAGCCTTTTCAAAAAGTAAATGGAAATCTTTTAAAAAAACTTTCTCAAATTATACCTTTTGCTTATGAAAAAATATCAATTCTTTATGAATTGACAGATTTATTTTATAGAAACTTTCCAGAAAAAAAACATTTTATTCTTTCTGATACCGGTTTTTTCTCCACATTACCGGAGTATGTTTCAAATTATGCACTTCCTTATGAATTTGTAAAGAAAAAAATAAAAAGATATGGTGTTTCTGGACTTTTGCATCAATGGGTTTACGAGAAAACAAATAAAACTAGCAATAAAAAGGGAAATAAAGTAATTTCAGTATATTTAAGTGATTTTCCCAATATATGTACAATAAAAAATGGCAAAGCAATAGAGAGTTCGGTTGGATTTACACCTGTTGAAGGATTACCCTCTATTAAAACAGTCGGGGAACTGGACTCTCAGATTATATTTTTCCTTTATGTATGTGGATTTACAATGAATGAGATTCATGAAATTTTAACTTCAAAAAGCGGTTTTTCTTCTATTCTTGGCAAAAATTGTGATATTGATGATGTTGTAAAAAATAAAAAAACAAGAGATATATTGCGATATTACATTTTAAAACATATAGGGGCATATATTGGAATATTGAATGGTATTGATAGAATTATATTTTCAGGGAAAAAGAACAACTTAATTTTAGATTTTATAAAATACTGTTGTGAAGAAATGAATTTTATAGAGATAAAAATAAAGGATAAAATAAGGCAAGGAGAAGACATTTTTTATTTAACAGACAAAGAATCTGATGTGGAAGTTTGTTTTATAAAAGAAAACAGAATGGAAATGATAAAATATTACATAGAAGAAATAAAAAAGGAGGAATAAAAAATGGAAAAAAGAAAAAGATTTCTTGTTGATGTTGGAATAGAAGATTTACCTTATCCAATAATAGTTCCTTCCAAGTTAGAAAAAGAGGGACAGCACACAGTGGCGAACATTTCAGTAAAAACAAGGATTATGCAGGAATTTGAACCCATTTGGATTGATAAATTTATAAATATTCTTCACAAACACAGAAAAAAAACAAAAGTTATAAGAGAAATAGATGAGATTCTAAAAGATCTGGTAGAGGATTTAAAAACATCAAGTGCTGAAATAATGTTTTTATATCCATACTTTGTGGAAAAAACAACCCCTGTTTCAAAAGAAAAATGTCTGGTTAAATATACCTGTTCTTTTGCTGCTAAAATGTCAATTGCGGAAGAAAACATTTCAAATTTTTTCAGAATTGAAATCCCTGTAATAACAACATATCCTGCTTCTTCAAAGGATAAACCTGGTGGACTTTTTGGACAGTTAAGTAAAGTTATTTTAACGATACAACCTGCAAAGGATATATACATAGAGGATATTGTTGAATTAGTTGAAGAACATGCTCTTGTTCCAATTTATTCATATCACTCAGAAGAAGATCAAACATATCTTATTAAAAAAATTCATTCTGTTGAAAAAACAAGTGTAGAGATGGTAGATGAAATAAAGAATGAACTTGCAAAGAAAAAAGAAATAAAATGGTACTCTATATATTGCTATAACTACGGAATGCTTCATTCTTACAGCACTGTTATAACAATAGAAAAGAGTTTATGGGTCCCGTTTTCAGAATCATAATAATAACTTAATAATTACATAACTTAAGAACTTAATAAATTCATAATTTGAGAACTTATAAACTTCATAATTTATTATTTAAAAGGTAGAATTTATAAATATCATTAAAAATAGGATGAAGATTATTTGAGTTGTTTTTTCAATAAAATAAAAAAATCAAGAGACAATTTAATCATCTAGGAAAATTTTTTATTCTTATTTTTGTAAAAAATTTAAAAATCATTTTTTTATTTTTTAAAATTATGGTAAAATTGAACACAATTAATTAAATTAAGTTTTTTATATTATTTTGAACAAGAGTTTAAAAATGAATACACATGATTTTTTAGAACTTATAAAAAAAGATTTTGGAGAAATGGGACCGGAAGAAGGTTTAAGATTTAAATATTTTGATGATGAAATAAAAGGAATTGTTGTATGCTGGATGGTTTCAAAAAAAGTACTTGATTTTACAGTGAAGAATAAATTTAATCTAATAGTTTCACATGAAGATTTATACTTTCCACCTGAATATGCAAAAGGAGATGGTGCAGGAGTTATAAGTAATTACAGAAAAGAAATTATTGAGAAAAACAGAATCAATTTTGTAAGATTACATTACACAGTGGATAAAAATTTTATTTTTGATGTTTTTGATAAACTTTCGGAAGGAAATCTTTTGATAAATGAAAATTTTTATAGAGTTTATGAATTTGAAAATAAAATATTAAAAAATCTTGCAAAAGAATTAAAAAATAAATTCAAAGTTAAGTTTTTAAGAATAACAGAACCTGAAAAAAAAGTCAGAAGAGCAGGGTGTCTTGTTGGAGGTTTAGGATTAAGTATAAACTCAAAATTTATTGATAAAATTCTGTCTTATAATGTTGATACAGTTATTGCAGGAGAGGTGGATGAATATACAATAAGAGGTCTTTCAGATTTAAAAATTGGAATTATAGAACTTGGTCATGAAGCAAGTGAAACACCTGGACTAATAAAATTTACAGAATATTTAAAGAAAAAATTGTCTGAACTTCCTGTTAAGTATTTAAAAAATACATATCCTGTAAAGATTTTGAAATAAAAGGAGGATACTATAGTTCAACTTTCTGTATGTATAGAAATGTTCTGGAGAGGTATTCCTGAAGAAGAAAAAATAAAAAAGGTCAAAAATCTTGGATTTCCTGCTTTTGAATTCTGGGGATGGAAAAATAAAGATATAGAAAAAATTAAAAAAGCGAAAGAAGAAAACGGTCTGACATTAGCAACTTTTTGTTTTGAACCAAATGGAGTGTTAACTACAGATGAAGTTAAAATTGAAGAAATTATAAAAGGGGCAATTGAAACTGCAAAAATTGCTAAAATACTTGATTGTAAAAAATTAATACTGACAACAGGTAATATTGTTTACGGAGAATCAAATGAGGTTACCAGAAGAAGAATTATAAAAAAATTGAAAGAGATAGTAAAAATAGCCGAGGAAGAGGATTTAATTTTATTGCTGGAACCATTAAATCCAATAGTAAATCATAAAGGATACTTTTTAGCAAAAACTATTGAAGCAATAGATATTTTAGAAGAAATAAATTCACAAAACTTAAAGATTCTTTATGATATATATCATCAGCAAGTTACAGAAGGAAACATTATTTCAACAATACAAAAATATATTGACTATATAGGACACTTCCATACAGCAGGAGTACCTGGAAGACACGAATTGATAGGTGGAGAACTGGATTATAGAAGAATTTTTGAAATTATAGACAAAACTGGTTATAACGGGTTTATAGGACTTGAATTTTCTCCGNNNNNNNNNNAGACAGATGATGAAGCATTAAAAGAAACCCTGAATTTAACCCGTTTTTGAAAGAAATATAAATTTGGTATAAACTAAGAGAGAAAAATAGATTTTTCGGAGTATATTCTTTTTATCATAAAAATTTTATTTCCTTTTTTTTTAAAAAATCATTTCTAAAATCTAAAAAATATTTTTTTTCTTTTTAATATGTGATACAATTAAATTGAGGGCAGTTGATAAAATACATTAAATAGTAAAATTTAAGTACTTGATTATTAAAAACTTATAAGGAGGGCAATATGAAAAGAAGAGATTTTTTAAAAAGCAGTTTTTTATTTCTTGCAGGTTTAAGTTTTTCCAATATTTTTAAAAACAGAAAAAGTATTTCTTTTGCAGAAGAGAAAGAAAGTGAAATTTTTATAGGTAAAGGAGAAAATTTTGAAGAAGTTACAATAAAAGTTATTGAAAAAATGGGAGGGATTAAGAAATTTGTAAAAAGTGGAGAAAAAGTTGTTATAAAACCAAATATTGCATGGAACAGAACACCTGAACAGGGAGCAAATACAAATCCAAAAGTAGTAAGTGCCCTTGTAAAACTCTGTAAAAATGCAGGTGCAAAAGAAATCGTAGTAATAGATAATCCTGTGAATAACTGGAATGTAACTTATATAACAAGTGGAATAAAAGAAACAGCAGAAAAAGAAGGTGCAATAGTAAAACCACCGACTGAATGGTTAAATATAAAGGTTGGAGGAGAAGTATTAAAACAAGCAGATGTTTTAAAAGATGTGGTTGAATGTGATGTTTTAATAGATGTGCCTGTTGTAAAAGTCCATGGTGGTGGTGTGGTTACTATTGCAATGAAAAATTTTATGGGTATAGTAAAAGATAGGGGATACTTTCATAGAACAGATTTACACAGATGTATTGCTGAAATTACAAAGTATATATTACCAAAAACAAAATTAATAGTCCTTGATGCTACAAAAGTAATGTTGACAAATGGACCTCAGGGACCGGGAGAACTGAAAGAACTGAATATGGTGATTGCTGGAACCGATATAGTTGCTCTTGATGCTTACGGTTCTACACTTCTTGGTAAAAAGCCAGAACAGATTCCTCACATAAAAATTGGTGCTGAAATGGGTCTCGGTACAATGAATCTTGACAAGATAAAAATAAAATATGTATAAAAAAACAATCAAATATTTTTTTAAATTGTTAATACAGGGTGTATTTATTTTCCTTTTTTTTTATTTTTTTAAAAAAACAAAATTTCCACTTTCTGAAAAACTACCTTTAAATTTCTTTTTTCGGATAGATTTACTTTTTGCAATTTTCACAACTATTTCAACTCTTCATTTTTCCTATTTATTTTTGCCTTCAATAATCATTTTATTTTTACTTTTATTTTTAGGAAATTTTTTTTGTTTCTGGGTTTGTCCTTTAGGTGGAATAATTGATTATGCAAATATAATCTTTTTAAGGAAAAAATGGAAGATAGGTATAAAAATACCAAAGTGGGTAAGATATATTAAAGTTTTTATTTTTTGGGCTATAATTTTTACATCTTTTACTGCAATCTTTTTAAAAATTCCTTTTTTATTCTGGATGTTTGACCCATATGTAATTTTAATGAGAGGACTACTTTTTAAGAAAATTTTGATTATATTAATCGTGATAATTTTTTTAAATATTTTAATTCCAAGATTTTGGTGTTATTATATATGTCCTTTCGGTTATTTAAATTATCTAATTGGTGTAAAATTAAGAAATAAGATAAAAAGGAAAATTAAAAAATGAAAAGAAGGGAATTTTTAAAATTTATTTTTGGAGTAGGGGGATGTTTTATTTTCACAGGGTTCAGATTTAAGTTAACAGAGAAATCAAATTTTATAAGACCTCCGGGAGCAATAGAAGAGGATGATTTTATTTATAAATGTATAAGATGTGGAGAATGTTTAAAAGTATGTCCTGTAAGTTGTTTAAGACCTGTACCATTAAATAAAGGTATATTTGAATTTGGAACACCTCACATAATACCAAGAGAAAAAGCATGTCTATTATGTTTAAACTGTGGTAAAATCTGTCCAACAGGAGCAATTCAAAAGGTTAAAATAGAGGAAGTAAAAATGGGAACCGCTAAAATAAATATAAATAAATGTCTTGTATGGAAAGAAAATAAAGATTGTTTTGTATGTATGGAGGTCTGTCCTGTTGCAGCAATATATAAAAATGAAAATGAAAAACCTGTTGTTAATCCAGAAATATGTGTTGGTTGTGGCCAATGTGAACAAAATTGTCCAGTATATGGAGAAGGTGCTATAAAAGTATTCATTAAAGGCGAAAAAAGAAAAAAACTAAAAGGAGGAAGGCATGTTTAACATAGGAGCCCCTGAACTTATCCTTATTTTCTTTATTATTTTACTACTGTTTGGTGCGAAAAGATTACCGGAAATAGGCAGGTCTCTCGGAAAAGCACTTGGAGAGTTTAAAAAAGGAATGAAAGAGGGAGTTTCAGAG includes:
- the ppdK gene encoding pyruvate, phosphate dikinase; protein product: MAKTKKKKYIYFFGEGKAEGKGDMKDLLGGKGAGLAEMTNAGIPVPPGFTITTEMCKYYYQHNEKLPEDFDEELKKYLKKLEKVTGKKFGDTKNPLLVSVRSGAKFSMPGMMDTILNLGLNDEAVKGLAESTGNERFAYDAYRRFIQMFGNVVMGIDKNEFEKILEEKKEEKGVHYDSELNAEDLKEIVEKYKKIYREKTGKDFPQDPMEQLKMAINAVFKSWNNPRAITYRKLNKIPDDLGTAVNIVTMVFGNMGNDSGTGVGFTRNPSTGEKEFYGEYLTNAQGEDVVAGIRTPKPISELEKEMPEVYKQLREITDRLEKHYRDVQDFEFTIERGKLYMLQTRTGKRTPLAAVKIAVDMVKEGLITKEEAIMRVEPSQIDQLLHPIIDPKAKVEPVAKGLPASPGAASGKIVFTADKAEEIGKTEPVILVREETSPDDIHGMATAKGILTSRGGMTSHAAVVARGMGKPCVVGCGAIQIDENKGVMIISGKEVKEYDWITIDGGTGNVMIGKVPTIEAGITGEFKTIMEWADEIRKLGIRANADIPRDAKKAREFGAEGIGLCRTEHMFFAPERLPYVVEMIMAETEENRRKALDKLLPFQKEDFIGLFREMEGYPVIIRTLDPPLHEFLPKREELMVEIALMKERKEDPEKIKEKEKILKRVEQFHEFNPMLGHRGCRLGITYPEITEMQARAIMEAACELAKEGKTVIPEIMIPLVGNVEELKHQKEIVVRVAEEVMKKYGVKIKYMVGTMIEVPRAALTADEIAKEADFFSFGTNDLTQMTLGFSRDDVGKFLFYYLEKKILKDDPFMTLDQIGVGQLVKIGIEKGRKTNSKLEVGICGEHGGDPESVKFCHRVGMNYVSCSPYRIPVAKLAAAQAVVEEKLKIEYTSK
- a CDS encoding acetate/propionate family kinase, translated to MRLLVFNCGSSSLTFKILETDGKIYNVFLYGKAHRVGVKGIEESFIEISYKDKCEKIVTSLRNHKESAEIVIDFLIKNSIKPDGIGHRFVHGGDYFKGNTLIDEKNIDTLRKCLPLAPIHNSISLSVIEVCRRKYPDVREFVVFDNFFHKTIPEIHSRYLLPKNLIEKFGFKKYGFHGLSYYYVTKKIYEILNLDIEKDELKVVACHLGTGGSSVCAIKNGKSIDTSMGYSPNSGLMMSTRTGDIDPMLLFYIMYLYRINVEELIDLINKKSGILGISGFSSDLRDVINAILKEKKENAKLAFEMYTYRLKKYVSSYIFLLKGIDVLIFTDDIGVKNPLVREKICENMDWAGIVIDKEKNKNINEKEINFIHKEESKVKIAVIPTDEEIVIAWEGYKLIKEIIK
- a CDS encoding GTP cyclohydrolase, FolE2/MptA family codes for the protein MEKRKRFLVDVGIEDLPYPIIVPSKLEKEGQHTVANISVKTRIMQEFEPIWIDKFINILHKHRKKTKVIREIDEILKDLVEDLKTSSAEIMFLYPYFVEKTTPVSKEKCLVKYTCSFAAKMSIAEENISNFFRIEIPVITTYPASSKDKPGGLFGQLSKVILTIQPAKDIYIEDIVELVEEHALVPIYSYHSEEDQTYLIKKIHSVEKTSVEMVDEIKNELAKKKEIKWYSIYCYNYGMLHSYSTVITIEKSLWVPFSES
- a CDS encoding Nif3-like dinuclear metal center hexameric protein; its protein translation is MNTHDFLELIKKDFGEMGPEEGLRFKYFDDEIKGIVVCWMVSKKVLDFTVKNKFNLIVSHEDLYFPPEYAKGDGAGVISNYRKEIIEKNRINFVRLHYTVDKNFIFDVFDKLSEGNLLINENFYRVYEFENKILKNLAKELKNKFKVKFLRITEPEKKVRRAGCLVGGLGLSINSKFIDKILSYNVDTVIAGEVDEYTIRGLSDLKIGIIELGHEASETPGLIKFTEYLKKKLSELPVKYLKNTYPVKILK
- a CDS encoding TIM barrel protein: MFWRGIPEEEKIKKVKNLGFPAFEFWGWKNKDIEKIKKAKEENGLTLATFCFEPNGVLTTDEVKIEEIIKGAIETAKIAKILDCKKLILTTGNIVYGESNEVTRRRIIKKLKEIVKIAEEEDLILLLEPLNPIVNHKGYFLAKTIEAIDILEEINSQNLKILYDIYHQQVTEGNIISTIQKYIDYIGHFHTAGVPGRHELIGGELDYRRIFEIIDKTGYNGFIGLEFSP
- a CDS encoding DUF362 domain-containing protein, with amino-acid sequence MKRRDFLKSSFLFLAGLSFSNIFKNRKSISFAEEKESEIFIGKGENFEEVTIKVIEKMGGIKKFVKSGEKVVIKPNIAWNRTPEQGANTNPKVVSALVKLCKNAGAKEIVVIDNPVNNWNVTYITSGIKETAEKEGAIVKPPTEWLNIKVGGEVLKQADVLKDVVECDVLIDVPVVKVHGGGVVTIAMKNFMGIVKDRGYFHRTDLHRCIAEITKYILPKTKLIVLDATKVMLTNGPQGPGELKELNMVIAGTDIVALDAYGSTLLGKKPEQIPHIKIGAEMGLGTMNLDKIKIKYV
- a CDS encoding 4Fe-4S binding protein, producing the protein MYKKTIKYFFKLLIQGVFIFLFFYFFKKTKFPLSEKLPLNFFFRIDLLFAIFTTISTLHFSYLFLPSIIILFLLLFLGNFFCFWVCPLGGIIDYANIIFLRKKWKIGIKIPKWVRYIKVFIFWAIIFTSFTAIFLKIPFLFWMFDPYVILMRGLLFKKILIILIVIIFLNILIPRFWCYYICPFGYLNYLIGVKLRNKIKRKIKK
- a CDS encoding 4Fe-4S dicluster domain-containing protein — its product is MKRREFLKFIFGVGGCFIFTGFRFKLTEKSNFIRPPGAIEEDDFIYKCIRCGECLKVCPVSCLRPVPLNKGIFEFGTPHIIPREKACLLCLNCGKICPTGAIQKVKIEEVKMGTAKININKCLVWKENKDCFVCMEVCPVAAIYKNENEKPVVNPEICVGCGQCEQNCPVYGEGAIKVFIKGEKRKKLKGGRHV
- a CDS encoding twin-arginine translocase TatA/TatE family subunit; this translates as MFNIGAPELILIFFIILLLFGAKRLPEIGRSLGKALGEFKKGMKEGVSEEEKKEEKKEE